Below is a window of Pseudomonas sp. B21-040 DNA.
CGAGGCTCGCCTGGCTGGACGCGACTTGCGCTTCACTGGCCGCGATCAGGCTCGATTGTTGGGTCAGCTTGCTTTGGGCTTGCAGGCGTTCGGCCTCGCGAGTGGCGAGGGCAGCGCTGGCGCGGTCAACGGCGAGGTGGAAGTCGGCGCCTTCAAGCTTGACCAGCAACTGGCCTTTTTCGACATGCTGGTTGTCGTGCACCAAGACTTGGTCGATGCGCGCGCTCAACTGGCTTGAGACGCGGGTAATCTCGCCCTGGACATAGGCGTTATCGGTGCTTTCATAAAATCGCCCCTTGAAGAACCACTGGGCAAAGAAGGCCCCGGCAATCAGCAGGACGAGCAACAAGAAAATAAACAGGCGACGCTTGAGTTGGGCAGGCATGGGGCAGACTGTAGTCGAGAAATTGTAAGGAAAGTTATCAGCAGGTGAATCTGTCATACAGCCGACAAGCGGTAAATGCCATCGGTTGATATTCGGCCATTCACCACGCCATACGCGCTCTGTAGACGCAAACTTGGCTTAAATGCCCTGTTCACTGGAGCGGGGCGGGTATCGCCTGTTACCATTCGCCCTTTGTTTTATCTTCATTTCGAGACTTGCCATGACCACCGTCCGCACGCGCATCGCGCCATCGCCTACCGGGGACCCCCACGTAGGTACCGCTTACATCGCTTTGTTCAACTACTGCTTTGCCAAGCAGCATGGCGGTGAGTTCATCCTGCGGATTGAAGACACCGACCAGTTGCGTTCGACCCGCGAGTCCGAACAGCAGATTTTCGACGCCCTGCGCTGGTTGGGCATCGACTGGAGCGAAGGCCCGGACGTCGGTGGCCCGCACGGTCCCTACCGTCAGAGCGAGCGCGGCGATATCTACCAGAAGTATTGCCAGCAACTGGTTGAAATGGGTCATGCCTTCCCGTGCTTCTGCACCGCCGAAGAGCTGGACCAGATGCGCGCCGAGCAAATGGCACGCGGCGAAACCCCGCGTTACGACGGCCGTGCGCTGTTGCTGTCCAAGGAAGAGGTCGCCAGTCGCCTGGTGGCGGGCGAGCCGCACGTCATCCGCATGAAAGTGCCGAGCGAAGGCGTGTGCGTGGTGCCGGACATGCTGCGTGGCGATGTCGAGATCCCGTGGGATCGCATGGACATGCAAGTGCTGATGAAGACCGACGGCCTGCCGACGTACTTCCTGGCCAACGTGGTCGACGACCACCTGATGGGCATCACCCACGTATTGCGTGGTGAAGAGTGGCTGCCCTCGGCGCCGAAACTGATCCTGCTTTACGAGTACTTCGGCTGGGAACAACCGGAGCTGTGCTACATGCCGCTGTTGCGTAACCCGGACAAGAGCAAGTTGTCCAAGCGCAAAAACCCGACCTCGGTGACGTTCTACGAGCGCATGGGCTTCATGCCGGAAGCGATGCTCAACTATCTGGGCCGCATGGGTTGGTCGATGCCGGACGAGCGCGAGAAGTTCTCGCTGCAGGAAATGGTCGACAACTTCGACTTGAGCCGTGTCTCGCTGGGCGGGCCGAT
It encodes the following:
- the gltX gene encoding glutamate--tRNA ligase, whose translation is MTTVRTRIAPSPTGDPHVGTAYIALFNYCFAKQHGGEFILRIEDTDQLRSTRESEQQIFDALRWLGIDWSEGPDVGGPHGPYRQSERGDIYQKYCQQLVEMGHAFPCFCTAEELDQMRAEQMARGETPRYDGRALLLSKEEVASRLVAGEPHVIRMKVPSEGVCVVPDMLRGDVEIPWDRMDMQVLMKTDGLPTYFLANVVDDHLMGITHVLRGEEWLPSAPKLILLYEYFGWEQPELCYMPLLRNPDKSKLSKRKNPTSVTFYERMGFMPEAMLNYLGRMGWSMPDEREKFSLQEMVDNFDLSRVSLGGPIFDIEKLSWLNGQWLRDLPVEEFASRLQTWALNPEYMMKIAPHVQGRVETFSQVAPLAGFFFAGGVNPDAKLFESKKLSGDQVRQLMQLILWKLESLRQWEKDSITATIQAVVESLELKLRDAMPLMFAAITGQASSVSVLDAMEILGPDLTRFRLRQAIDLLGGVSKKENKEWEKLLGNIA